Genomic segment of Paenibacillus sp. FSL R5-0912:
AGTGCTTGCCAGAGCTAAAGCGCTGCGGACGCAGCATCCGGAATTAACCGCCAGAATATACGCCGGATTTGAACCGGATCAGGAGAAAATGGACTTCTATCTGGGCAACGAATTTGAGGAAAATTACATTATGGTTATGGAGGCCAGTATTCCTGACAGCTTCACCTATACCTTGCCGGAAGCTCTCGAAACAGCACCGTTGAACCTTAACTGCGGAAAAGAGCTTACGGAATATAAAGAGCGGTACGATGAGTTTTTTGTTACGCCGCTGAACCTGGAGGCGCTTGCAGAGCAAGCCAGACAGCCCTTTTTTACCAACCTCTCGTTTTTAAAAGACGGCAAGCTGCTGGGCGGCTGCACTATTTTCGCCAGGGATGGCTGCGGATATATTGAAACGGTATATGTGGTACCCGAAGCCCGCGGAACCGGCAGTTCCAAAATGATTATGAATTACATCTTCAATTACTTCTCATCAAACGGTTTAAATACTGCCCGGCTTGAGGTCTGGGAACTGAATACCCGCGCGGCCGGCCTATATAGATCCTTAGGATTCATCAATGTGGAGAAGCAAACGATGTTTCCGGGGATAACCCTGTAGCGCTTAGTTCCTGCCAGTGTACCCGTAAACATAATTTCGGAGGCTAAAGGATATGGACATTTATTATATACTCAAGGAACCATGGGTAATTGTTGAAGGGCAAACTGCACTATGCGTTTGAGGATTTCATCAAATATGCTGAAGAAAACTTTCTGTTTGCTGAGGATTTTGAGTAAGCTGTTCTAAATGCACTTATCAGTACACCGCCTGCGGTTCAAACTGTCCAGTCCCTTTTAACGTATAGTCAAAAAACTGCAGAATCAGCGCATTCATCGTCTCAATGCAGTAATACTTATCGATATCGGCTCGCCCGCCCTGCAGCATATTCGCAAGGATCGGCGAGAACAGCGGAAGATCGGTTAGGCTTAAGTGCTTGGCGCCTTGAAAATGAACGGTATACGCATCCTTAAAGTTTGGATTATCGGTCTTGTTCGCCGCGTAAGCCGAGTTTTTCCCGAGCTGTCTCCACACATCGTCTGTATAAATGTTCAGCAGCGGTACGCGGTAGGGTTCATTTTTTGCCGCCAACTCATTAATCTCAGGGTCATACACAAGCTCATTGAAGAACGGGGCATCCAGATTCACCACAGCATCCACATCGCTACGCTCCCGGACGAGCGCCACGCTTGCCGCACCACCCATGGAGTGGCCGAATACGCCAATGTGCTCAGTGTCGATAAGCTGATATACGGGGTCCTGGTCACTTACAGCCTTCTCCAGGATCGTATCTATCACCAAATTCATATCCCCGGTCCGCAGCTTCATCCATTTTTGCGTAAGTCCGTACAGCTCTTCCATCGTGTAGATGCCTTCTTTGTTGGAATCGTTAACCTCCCGCAGATAATCTGCATTAACCATAGTGATCTTCCCGTCCACTCTCTGTGTGTAAAAGGAATGGTAAGGATGATCGATAGAAGCTACTACATAGCCGTGACTGGCCAGCTCCGTAAAGGTTGAAGTGTTGCTTTCCCTGACCCCGTAGGCCCCATGAGAAAAGACCACCAGCGGATAGGTGCCCTCCGCATTGCCCGGATACCAAAATTCTACATTCACAAACCGCTTCTCCCCGGTATCCGTAAATTCTTCAATCCGGTTAGGGTCCGTATATGTGTAAGCCGCCGTTCTGACTTCATATTCCCCTGTCACTTCAGGTACCCGGTACTGCGGGAATAGAATGGGCGGTGTAAGTGCGATTAGCAGTGCCACAGCGGTTAACACGCTTTTCAATACCCTGGATGAACGTTTGGGCTTACTTGGATTCGCCTTCCTTCGGATAAGATCAATCGAACCCTTCAGCGCAAACATGAACAGCAGTGCCGCCAGCAGTACCCAGCTGAAGCTCCAATCAACAACGGGTGACAGTGTCAGTATAACGAATACGATAAACAGGGCGATTCTAATCCAGCTTTTGAGCTTGTTGCGGATATGCATAGGGGGGGCTCCTCTTCCAGTTAAGTTATGACCTCATCATAAAAAACTGCGAAAAGGGTGTATATAGATATACGGTAAGCTGTAGCTACAGGGCAATAAGATGCAGAATAACCCCATAAAGCGGGGCACTGACTTCGGGATTATTCGTGAATTTCTTGTTTAACAGCCTTAAGTCTCTCGTTAATTTGCTCTGCTTCCTTCTTATCCTTCCCATAGGACAGCACCCGGACTACGGCATATACCACGGCAATTTGGAGGGCAAGAAGGAGTGCGCCGGGCACACCAGTCACAACTCCGATCAGGCTGGCAAGGGCAATCAACAGAATCTCCAGGGTGAGAAAATGAACAACGATTCTAACACGCATGGCCCGCTCGCTTATCTCATGTGGAGTGTACCAAATGATTCCCGTTAAGGCCCCAAGCAGGGAGAAGCCCATAATCGTATAGACCGATATCAGGTCAAATGCGAGCTCCGGGATAAAAATCTGCCGCAGCACTGTAATGATAATCATGATGGATGCGAAGATGATCAGAAAATCGCGGATGATGTCTTTGACAAATTCAGATAACTTCATACTGTGATCCCTCCCCCTATAATCCAAGTCTTTGTTTGAGTGCCGGCACATACTGTCTTGATATCACTACACGTTCCCCGTTATCAAGCAAAGCTGTGAACCGGCCGCTAAGGGACGGATGCACGCTGGCAATCTTGCCGATGTTCAGAATCGTGGATTTGGAGGCGCGGAAGCAGTTTTTGTCTCTGCATAGCTCCTCCAGCTCATACAGCTTCTGCTTCACTTCATGCACCTGATTCTCGCTGTAGACAAACACTTTGCCGTCCACGGCTTCAAAATAATAGACATCACTGAGCTTGATGCGGCTGAGCCGGTCCTCCTGATACCCCATTATGATGAGGGTCTCTGTCTTGAGCTTATTTACAATTTCATGAATCTCGTCATCGACTTCATGGCACCGGATACGGATTTCCTCTTCAAGCTCTTTGCTTATTTCCTCGATAGAAATTTTGATAGGATCACCTACAATAGTTCAGATTCAATTTCCGCTGCCTGTTTCATTCTCATGATAAGGGAACGGTCTGACAGCTACAAGGGGAAGGATACACAACAAGCTGTCCTCCGGTTTGACCGGTCGGACAGCTTGGTATGAAACGGGGACCTTGCAGGGATGTGATGCCTGCCAGTCCTTATTTTAGAGCATTCGCCTGCCTATCATGATACCGTCCTCTGGGTACGACCAGCGGAGAGCCTGAGACAGGGTCTGCGATTACCGTGCAATCCAGCCCGAAGATCTCTTTGACCCGCATGCTTGTAATCACCTCTGCAGGCGTACCGGCAGCGACAAGCTTACCTGTGTGAAGGGCGAAAATATGGTCGGCATACCGCGCGGACAGGTTGATATCATGCAGCACCATTACAATTGTCGTTCCGTGCTTGCGGTTCAGGTCGGTGAGCAGATCGAGAATCTCAACCTGATAGGTAATATCCAGGAAGGTCGTCGGCTCATCGAGAAACAGGATATCCGTCTGCTGGGCCAACGCCATGGCGATCCAGACACGCTGCTGCTGGCCGCCCGAGAGCTCATCGATATTATGATTGGCGAATTCGGTGATATTCATAATCTCCATCGCTTCGGCAACGGCCTCATAATCCTTCCTGGACCATCCGCCAAGCAGGGACTGATGCGGAAATCTGCCCCGTCCCACCAAATCGGCGACAGAGATTCCTTCCGGAACAATGGGGGATTGCGGCAGCAGTCCGATGACCCGGGCCAGCGGTTTGGCCGGCATTTTGGAGATCGGCTTGCCGTCGAGGGTAACCTTACCCGACGTTGGCTTGATAAGTCTGGCCATTGTTTTGAGCAGCGTGGACTTGCCGCAGCCGTTCGAGCCGATAATCACACTGATTTTATGGTCAGGTATCACCAGGTCTACGCCGTGGATAACCGTTCTATTCTCATAGCCCGCTACGAGCTGCTCGGCCCCGAAATGATGTGCCTTGTTCATTATAACTCTCCCTTTCGATTCATCCGGATTAACAGGAAGATCAGATATGGCGCTCCGAGTAATCCGGTAATGATGCCTACAGGGAATCTGTACTCAAAAGCAAATTGTCCGATCAGATCGGACGCCAGAACCAGATTAACTCCGACAAGACCCGCCGGAAGGATATTCGAGGAGCCTGTTCCAACCAGTCTCTTCGCGATCGGCCCCGACAGGAAGGAGACAAAGGCAATTGGTCCTGTAGTAGCCGTAGCAATCGCAACCATACAGACAGAACTGACAATCAGCACAATTCTTGTCTTATCTGTGCTTACGCCGAGCGAGGTGGCCGATTGTTCTCCAAGCTCCAGTATACTCAGATGCTTGCCCAGCAGGATGATGATTGGCGTACAGATGATTACGATGATCACCAGCGGCGGAAGCTCGCGCATTTGCGAGCCGTTGAGACTGCCGGTCAGCCATCTGATGGCTGAGGGAACGTCTTTCTCGGAGCTGATCAGCAGCAGATAGGAGATTACAGCATCCAGCATAGCCTGCAAGCCGATCCCGATCAGGATTAACCGCCCGATGGAGAAGGTCTTCCCTCTGGATAGTACATAAATCAGCAGTACCGTGGCCAGACCGGCAATTACCGAAGCTAGGGAGATAACCGCTCCGCTTGCCTGAAGTATGACGATGCAGTACACCGCCGCCGCGCTTGAGCCGGACGTAATGCCAATCACATTCGGGTTCGCAAGCGGGTTACGCAGCATGGTCTGGAAGGTGTACCCGGCAATGCCAAAGGCAAATCCGGCGAACAGTCCCGCCAGCATCCGCGGCAGCCGGATGATATTCACCGCAAAAGAGACTCCCTTGAGCTCCTCTCCGGAGAGAGCCCGGATGACATCTGTCACCGGATAGATCGTGTTCCCGAGCAGAAGCATCGCGCAGCACAGAATACCTGCAAGTACTGCGAGGAGGCTGGTCACCAGTATGCCCCGGCGGTGTCTACGGCGTCTGCCAGCAATAATATATTCAATCGCCTGATTTGTCATAAGGACCGCACTTTCGATTTCATCGCTAATAGAATTAAGATCGGTGCCCCTACAAACGCTGTAACTACACCGACTTCAAGCTCCCCGGGGCTTCCAATAAGCCTGCCGCCTACATCCGATATCGTCAGAATAATGGCTCCGGTAACCGCTGACATAGGGATAACGAAACGCAGGTCCGATCCAAGGATAAGACGTATGACGTGAGTTGATAACAAGCCGATGAAGCCGATCGGCCCGGCCAGGGCCGTAACTGCACCGCATAACAGAACACCTGCAAGCGCCGCAATGAGCCGCAGTGTGCCTGTCCGCACACCCAGACCCGTCGCCACATCATCGCCCAGTGCCAGCGCATTCAGGGCCGGAGCCGTAATGAACGCGATCAGCATACCGGCAAGCAGGAACGGGATAAATGTCGTAATGCTGCTCCAGGTTCCCGAGCCGACACTCCCCACCTGCCAGAACCGGAACTGGTCCATAACATAAGAACGCGGAATCATGATGGCCGTGACCAGAGAAGATAAGGCAGCGCTTATGGCAGCACCCGCCAGAACGAGCTTAATGGGCGTGGCTCCGCCACGTCCCATTGAGCCGATTCCGAATACGAATACAGCAGTAATCGCAGCTCCGGCCAGAGCTAACCATATATACTGGTTCGCGGAGCTTATGTTCAAGAACGCAATGCCGCAAACCACAAACAAGGATGCCCCCGTGTTCACTCCCAGGATGCTCGGGTCGGCAATCGGGTTGCGGGTAACCGCCTGCATCAGCGCTCCCGATACTCCGAGTGCCCCGCCGCACATTAAACTGAATACCGTCCGGGAAATCCGCTTGCGGACCACATTTGCCCCGTAGCTGTCCACCTCCGGATGAAATAAACCATCGATCAGTTCATTCCACCCCACGTGACGCGCTCCCAGTACAAGGGAGGCTATCACGCACAAGACAAGCAATACCAGGCAACTCATCAGGACCAGGGTAAAGTTCTTCGGGATATGCAATTTTAGCTGTTTATCGTCCGAAAGCGGTGAACTATTCATTTATTTTATCAATAGCTCCTCCAATTAAGGCAAGGTATTCATCAATCGTGTAAGCAATGGACAGCGGGTTAGGCGTTCCGGCCGCTACCAGCGGTGTATCACTGTCGATGAAGGCAACTGAACCTCTTTCGATCGCAGGGATTTTGCCCAGCAGCGAATCTGCCTGAAGTGTCTTGAGCAATTCGTCATTCCCATATCCGACGATAAGATCAGCATCGTACAGGGCTTCCACATTCTCTGCGCTTAAGCTCAAAGAGTAGCTGGTAGGGTCCGTAATCTGGGAGGTAATGCTTTCCGGATACACCATTCCCAGCTCATACAGGAACGAGACACGGGAATCCACAGGCGTATAAATATGCAGTTTGGACAGGTCCTCAGCGGAGAAGTTAACCCAAACCACTTTTTTACCGTTAATCTGCGGATATTTGCCCGCCTTTTCGTTAACCAGGGCTTCGGTGTCCTTGATCAGCTGCTCCCCTTCTGCCTTCATGCCCATCCCTTCTGCATTGAACAGGACCTGCTCGCGCCAAGTGGTTGCCCAAGGAGCCGTCGGATAAGCGACTACCGGAGCGATCTGGCTAAGCGTATCATAGTCTTCCTGCGTAATTCCGGAGTATGCGGCCAGAATGACATCCGGGTCTGCATCCGAGATGGCCTCGAAGTCAAGACCGTCGGTATCCTGGAACACATTCGGATCGGTTACATTAAGCTCCTTCAGCTTATCTGCTGTCCAGGGCAACAGTCCGCTGTCATCCTGAACGCCGAAGTTCGCTGCCGAGAAGCCTACAGGTACAACGCCAAGCGCGAGCGCCACATCATGGTTCGCCCATTGAATGGTGACTACGCGTTCAGGCTTGCTCTCAAGTACAGCTTCGCCAAGCGCATGCTTGATCGTAATCGGATACTGCGTAGCATCCTGGGAGGCTGGTGCTTCTGTAGCAGCCGCTTCAGCAGATGCCGCAGCAGTTGCAGCCGGAGATGGTGAAGCTGTTGAATTAGACTCCTGATTTGAGCAACCAACCAGCGCTATAGTAAGTGCAAATGGAATGAATAATGCTTTCAAAGAGAACTTTCTTGTTGTGCTCATGCGTGGACCCTTCCTTATCTTATACTGTATTTTTTTGTTCTGCTGCTGCTGACTAAACGGCGGAGTGACCCCTCATCCCCAAAAAACAATGTGCAACTTTATACG
This window contains:
- a CDS encoding GNAT family N-acetyltransferase, with the protein product MIIEICNSEEDQYGNSKENIFIALGEHGEYLGSAFTYPAINCHQTPDTPYLIYISINSAGHLDESLNKKVSQRLFDTVLARAKALRTQHPELTARIYAGFEPDQEKMDFYLGNEFEENYIMVMEASIPDSFTYTLPEALETAPLNLNCGKELTEYKERYDEFFVTPLNLEALAEQARQPFFTNLSFLKDGKLLGGCTIFARDGCGYIETVYVVPEARGTGSSKMIMNYIFNYFSSNGLNTARLEVWELNTRAAGLYRSLGFINVEKQTMFPGITL
- a CDS encoding FecCD family ABC transporter permease, translated to MNSSPLSDDKQLKLHIPKNFTLVLMSCLVLLVLCVIASLVLGARHVGWNELIDGLFHPEVDSYGANVVRKRISRTVFSLMCGGALGVSGALMQAVTRNPIADPSILGVNTGASLFVVCGIAFLNISSANQYIWLALAGAAITAVFVFGIGSMGRGGATPIKLVLAGAAISAALSSLVTAIMIPRSYVMDQFRFWQVGSVGSGTWSSITTFIPFLLAGMLIAFITAPALNALALGDDVATGLGVRTGTLRLIAALAGVLLCGAVTALAGPIGFIGLLSTHVIRLILGSDLRFVIPMSAVTGAIILTISDVGGRLIGSPGELEVGVVTAFVGAPILILLAMKSKVRSL
- a CDS encoding ABC transporter ATP-binding protein; this encodes MNKAHHFGAEQLVAGYENRTVIHGVDLVIPDHKISVIIGSNGCGKSTLLKTMARLIKPTSGKVTLDGKPISKMPAKPLARVIGLLPQSPIVPEGISVADLVGRGRFPHQSLLGGWSRKDYEAVAEAMEIMNITEFANHNIDELSGGQQQRVWIAMALAQQTDILFLDEPTTFLDITYQVEILDLLTDLNRKHGTTIVMVLHDINLSARYADHIFALHTGKLVAAGTPAEVITSMRVKEIFGLDCTVIADPVSGSPLVVPRGRYHDRQANALK
- a CDS encoding DUF3021 family protein, with the protein product MKLSEFVKDIIRDFLIIFASIMIIITVLRQIFIPELAFDLISVYTIMGFSLLGALTGIIWYTPHEISERAMRVRIVVHFLTLEILLIALASLIGVVTGVPGALLLALQIAVVYAVVRVLSYGKDKKEAEQINERLKAVKQEIHE
- a CDS encoding alpha/beta hydrolase translates to MHIRNKLKSWIRIALFIVFVILTLSPVVDWSFSWVLLAALLFMFALKGSIDLIRRKANPSKPKRSSRVLKSVLTAVALLIALTPPILFPQYRVPEVTGEYEVRTAAYTYTDPNRIEEFTDTGEKRFVNVEFWYPGNAEGTYPLVVFSHGAYGVRESNTSTFTELASHGYVVASIDHPYHSFYTQRVDGKITMVNADYLREVNDSNKEGIYTMEELYGLTQKWMKLRTGDMNLVIDTILEKAVSDQDPVYQLIDTEHIGVFGHSMGGAASVALVRERSDVDAVVNLDAPFFNELVYDPEINELAAKNEPYRVPLLNIYTDDVWRQLGKNSAYAANKTDNPNFKDAYTVHFQGAKHLSLTDLPLFSPILANMLQGGRADIDKYYCIETMNALILQFFDYTLKGTGQFEPQAVY
- a CDS encoding FecCD family ABC transporter permease, with protein sequence MTNQAIEYIIAGRRRRHRRGILVTSLLAVLAGILCCAMLLLGNTIYPVTDVIRALSGEELKGVSFAVNIIRLPRMLAGLFAGFAFGIAGYTFQTMLRNPLANPNVIGITSGSSAAAVYCIVILQASGAVISLASVIAGLATVLLIYVLSRGKTFSIGRLILIGIGLQAMLDAVISYLLLISSEKDVPSAIRWLTGSLNGSQMRELPPLVIIVIICTPIIILLGKHLSILELGEQSATSLGVSTDKTRIVLIVSSVCMVAIATATTGPIAFVSFLSGPIAKRLVGTGSSNILPAGLVGVNLVLASDLIGQFAFEYRFPVGIITGLLGAPYLIFLLIRMNRKGEL
- a CDS encoding LytTR family DNA-binding domain-containing protein, whose amino-acid sequence is MGYQEDRLSRIKLSDVYYFEAVDGKVFVYSENQVHEVKQKLYELEELCRDKNCFRASKSTILNIGKIASVHPSLSGRFTALLDNGERVVISRQYVPALKQRLGL
- a CDS encoding iron-siderophore ABC transporter substrate-binding protein; the encoded protein is MSTTRKFSLKALFIPFALTIALVGCSNQESNSTASPSPAATAAASAEAAATEAPASQDATQYPITIKHALGEAVLESKPERVVTIQWANHDVALALGVVPVGFSAANFGVQDDSGLLPWTADKLKELNVTDPNVFQDTDGLDFEAISDADPDVILAAYSGITQEDYDTLSQIAPVVAYPTAPWATTWREQVLFNAEGMGMKAEGEQLIKDTEALVNEKAGKYPQINGKKVVWVNFSAEDLSKLHIYTPVDSRVSFLYELGMVYPESITSQITDPTSYSLSLSAENVEALYDADLIVGYGNDELLKTLQADSLLGKIPAIERGSVAFIDSDTPLVAAGTPNPLSIAYTIDEYLALIGGAIDKINE